In Actinomycetota bacterium, one genomic interval encodes:
- the gcvT gene encoding glycine cleavage system aminomethyltransferase GcvT: MAEDLRRTPLYEEHIALGARMAPFAGWEMPVQYAGIIEEHRAVRSSAGVFDVCHMAQFRVFGFGAKAFLQGVLTNDLERASEIGTAQYTLMCDEDGGIIDDLIVYHTGDIEYLIIANAANRITDFDWLRGHAPRGTTVACETVAEHSPEDGIVELVDESDRTALIALQGPRALEVLSELAGEGFSPPARFAIREAVLDTVPALVARTGYTGEDGVEVLCHVSQAAALWRALLSFPEVTPCGLGARDTLRLEMGYALYGSDMDRGVDPISAGLGWVVARDKGEYVGREAIERVREAGPVRKLVGLLVEDGIPRPGFAVLREGEEVGKVASGTFSPTLEKGIATAYVPAELSTPGTRLEVAIRKKTAPATVKRPPFVTTSLSA, translated from the coding sequence ATGGCCGAAGATCTGCGACGCACGCCGCTGTACGAGGAGCATATCGCCCTCGGGGCGCGGATGGCGCCCTTTGCCGGATGGGAGATGCCGGTCCAATACGCAGGAATCATCGAGGAGCATCGGGCGGTTCGCTCCTCGGCGGGTGTGTTCGATGTCTGCCACATGGCGCAGTTCAGGGTGTTCGGCTTCGGAGCCAAGGCCTTTCTGCAGGGTGTGCTGACCAACGACCTGGAGCGCGCCAGCGAGATCGGTACCGCCCAGTACACGCTCATGTGCGACGAAGACGGCGGCATAATCGACGACCTGATCGTGTATCACACCGGGGACATCGAGTACCTGATCATCGCGAACGCTGCCAACCGGATCACGGACTTCGACTGGCTGCGCGGTCATGCTCCGCGGGGTACGACGGTTGCCTGCGAGACGGTTGCGGAGCACTCGCCGGAAGACGGCATCGTCGAACTCGTCGACGAGTCCGATCGCACGGCGCTGATAGCGCTTCAGGGCCCCCGTGCGCTGGAGGTGCTTTCGGAACTCGCGGGCGAGGGATTCTCGCCGCCGGCGCGGTTCGCGATCCGCGAAGCCGTGCTGGACACCGTGCCGGCGCTGGTCGCGCGCACGGGCTACACGGGCGAGGATGGCGTAGAGGTGCTGTGCCATGTCTCGCAGGCGGCCGCTCTGTGGCGTGCGCTGCTGAGCTTTCCCGAGGTCACGCCGTGTGGCCTTGGTGCACGCGACACTCTGAGATTGGAGATGGGATACGCCCTGTACGGGAGCGACATGGACAGGGGAGTGGATCCGATCTCCGCAGGTTTGGGTTGGGTTGTGGCGCGCGACAAGGGCGAGTACGTTGGCCGCGAGGCGATTGAGCGCGTGCGCGAGGCGGGACCGGTGCGAAAGCTCGTCGGCCTGCTTGTCGAGGATGGTATTCCTCGGCCAGGTTTCGCCGTGTTGCGTGAAGGGGAAGAGGTCGGTAAGGTGGCAAGCGGTACGTTCTCGCCGACGCTGGAGAAGGGCATCGCGACGGCATACGTCCCCGCGGAGCTTTCGACTCCCGGGACCCGCCTTGAGGTTGCGATTCGCAAGAAGACCGCTCCTGCGACGGTCAAGAGGCCGCCGTTCGTAACAACGTCGTTGTCCGCGTGA
- a CDS encoding NlpC/P60 family protein → MQPVLSKVARQVVAVALSIAVVALTPNPAIGTPASATIEAKKAEAAGAQRELDALATQLELRGEEHAVIDSQLQSTRAEISQVKADLVRADRDLAIAQTLLSERAERIYRGGQVDLLEVLLGTTSFEDFITRMDWLRRVSRSDASLVAGVKEARQRVTESKNSLERREQEQIVLRDKAAAKRREVEDALAAQKAFVGGLNAEVAKLVEEERLRQEKLAEERARAAAEAAAKAKAKAKANSSTGAGRVSDPGGLGSGHPEAVDVGLKYVGVPYVWGGASPDGFDCSGLTHYVYAQIGISISRSSRAQFKEGAYIAPERLDLLMPGDLVFFGYGGDPDRVHHVGIYVGSGNYLHAPMTGQNVQVSSLTGRIASSGDYVGAVRF, encoded by the coding sequence GTGCAGCCCGTGCTCTCGAAAGTCGCACGACAGGTTGTCGCGGTCGCACTGTCGATCGCTGTTGTCGCGCTGACTCCGAATCCAGCGATCGGGACACCCGCTTCGGCCACCATCGAGGCCAAGAAGGCGGAGGCCGCCGGGGCTCAACGAGAGCTGGATGCTCTCGCCACACAACTCGAATTGCGGGGAGAAGAGCACGCCGTGATCGACTCCCAACTGCAGTCCACCCGTGCCGAGATCTCGCAGGTCAAGGCCGATCTTGTCAGAGCAGATCGGGACTTGGCGATAGCGCAGACCTTGCTTTCCGAACGCGCGGAGCGAATCTACCGGGGCGGGCAGGTCGACCTGCTCGAAGTTCTCCTTGGCACCACATCGTTCGAGGACTTCATCACACGCATGGACTGGTTGCGCAGGGTGAGCCGGTCCGACGCGAGTCTCGTCGCCGGCGTGAAGGAAGCGCGGCAACGGGTGACCGAGAGCAAGAACAGCTTGGAGAGACGGGAGCAGGAGCAAATCGTCCTGCGTGACAAGGCGGCTGCGAAGCGACGCGAGGTCGAAGACGCACTTGCCGCGCAGAAGGCGTTCGTGGGGGGCCTCAACGCCGAGGTCGCCAAGCTGGTCGAAGAGGAGCGCCTACGTCAGGAGAAGCTCGCCGAGGAGCGGGCTCGAGCCGCTGCGGAAGCCGCAGCGAAGGCAAAGGCGAAGGCAAAGGCGAACAGTAGCACCGGTGCTGGCCGTGTTTCCGACCCCGGCGGGCTCGGTTCGGGCCACCCTGAAGCGGTCGACGTCGGGCTCAAGTATGTGGGTGTTCCGTATGTCTGGGGAGGAGCCTCCCCAGACGGGTTCGATTGTTCCGGGTTGACGCACTACGTGTACGCGCAGATCGGCATAAGCATCTCACGGTCCAGCCGTGCTCAGTTCAAGGAGGGTGCGTACATCGCTCCGGAGCGGCTCGACCTTCTGATGCCGGGGGACCTCGTCTTCTTCGGTTATGGTGGCGATCCTGACCGCGTGCACCATGTCGGGATCTATGTGGGCAGCGGCAACTACTTGCATGCGCCGATGACGGGCCAGAACGTCCAGGTGTCGTCGCTGACGGGCCGGATCGCTTCCTCCGGTGACTATGTGGGCGCTGTCCGATTCTGA
- a CDS encoding adenine phosphoribosyltransferase yields MDLNTFIRDIPDFPKEGIIFKDITPLLASPGGFCQAIDTIAEEYADAGVTKVLGAEARGFIFGGALAYKLNAGFIPARKPGKLPWQTTKAEYALEYGFDSLEMHLDAIDTDDIVLIVDDVLATGGTAAAKAQLATSTGATLAGFAFLIELDFLGGRSKLKGSKVFSLIHID; encoded by the coding sequence GTGGATCTGAACACCTTCATTCGCGACATTCCGGACTTTCCGAAGGAAGGCATCATCTTCAAGGACATCACGCCGCTGCTCGCAAGCCCTGGGGGGTTCTGCCAGGCGATCGATACCATCGCCGAGGAATACGCGGATGCAGGGGTGACGAAGGTCCTCGGCGCCGAGGCGCGTGGCTTCATCTTTGGTGGAGCGCTAGCGTACAAGTTGAACGCAGGATTCATACCCGCCCGCAAGCCGGGCAAGCTGCCGTGGCAGACCACCAAGGCGGAGTACGCGCTCGAGTACGGGTTCGACTCCCTGGAGATGCATCTCGATGCCATCGACACCGACGACATCGTCCTGATCGTTGATGACGTTCTTGCGACGGGAGGAACGGCCGCAGCCAAGGCTCAGCTTGCGACCAGTACAGGAGCCACCCTGGCGGGCTTCGCGTTTCTGATCGAGCTCGACTTCCTTGGCGGTCGTTCGAAGCTCAAGGGCAGCAAGGTGTTCTCGCTCATCCACATCGACTAG
- a CDS encoding FHA domain-containing protein, whose protein sequence is MATCPRCGGSVETGAETCADCGARLEGATESFEPVGVEDGATTPGASSDTGPVLVVRKGRDVGERFYIDRPRLSIGRDPSSDIFLNDVTVSRNHAVLSSAGPEVSIEDAGSLNGTYVNGVCVDKAPLRNGDSVQVGTFQMVFLSGAGE, encoded by the coding sequence ATGGCCACTTGCCCGCGTTGTGGTGGATCGGTCGAAACGGGTGCTGAGACCTGCGCTGACTGCGGCGCGCGGTTGGAGGGCGCGACAGAGTCGTTCGAGCCGGTGGGTGTCGAGGATGGTGCGACTACACCAGGTGCTTCGAGCGACACCGGACCGGTGCTCGTTGTGCGAAAGGGTCGCGATGTCGGCGAGAGGTTCTACATCGACAGGCCGCGTCTGTCCATCGGGCGAGATCCCTCCAGCGATATCTTCCTCAATGATGTCACGGTCTCGCGGAACCACGCTGTGTTGTCTTCTGCCGGCCCGGAGGTCTCGATCGAGGATGCCGGGTCGCTGAACGGGACCTACGTGAACGGCGTATGTGTCGACAAGGCGCCGCTTCGCAACGGTGACTCCGTGCAGGTGGGCACCTTCCAGATGGTGTTTCTCAGCGGAGCGGGGGAGTAG
- the gcvPB gene encoding aminomethyl-transferring glycine dehydrogenase subunit GcvPB, with the protein MSGVDGAGATVSSALGHRVRLDPPALPHVTEVEIARHYTHLASMNFGVDSGPYPLGSCTMKYNPRVNEDTCRLPGFAGLHPYQPVESVQGVLELMYGLQEALAEVSGLAGVTLQPAAGAHGELAALMCFRAYHASSGNPRAKVIIPDTAHGTNPATVTMCGYQTVTIPSNEQGLVDLDALKGVLDTDVAALMLTNPNTVGLFDPQICEITDAVHAVGALAYCDGANLNAIMGKVRPGDMGFDGLHINLHKTFSTPHGGGGPGAGPVCVTEELAQYLPGPLVALEDGQYVLVHPEHSIGRVRSFLGNVGVLVRAYTYIRALGGVGLREASEQAVLSANYLKERLKNVFELPYDRTCMHEFVLSGARQKREHGVRTLDIAKRLLDYGFHPPTVYFPLLVEEALMIEPTETESLESLDAFVDAMRAIAKEAASDPEIVKNAPYTAPVRRLDEARAVRQPDLRWNPE; encoded by the coding sequence GTGTCCGGCGTTGACGGTGCGGGTGCGACGGTGTCAAGCGCACTCGGGCACCGTGTGCGCCTCGATCCGCCCGCCCTGCCGCATGTGACCGAGGTGGAGATTGCGCGCCATTACACCCACCTGGCCTCGATGAACTTCGGCGTGGACAGTGGCCCGTACCCGCTCGGCTCATGCACCATGAAGTACAACCCGCGCGTCAACGAAGACACATGTCGTTTGCCGGGCTTCGCCGGGCTTCACCCGTACCAGCCGGTCGAGAGCGTCCAGGGCGTTCTAGAGCTCATGTACGGCCTCCAGGAGGCGCTGGCCGAGGTATCGGGGCTTGCAGGCGTCACCCTGCAACCCGCAGCGGGCGCACACGGCGAACTCGCTGCACTGATGTGCTTCCGCGCCTATCACGCCTCATCGGGGAATCCAAGGGCGAAGGTCATCATTCCCGACACGGCCCACGGAACGAACCCGGCCACCGTGACGATGTGCGGCTATCAGACGGTCACGATCCCCAGCAATGAACAGGGTCTGGTGGACCTCGACGCGCTGAAGGGCGTGCTCGACACCGATGTCGCTGCCCTGATGCTCACCAACCCCAACACGGTGGGCCTGTTCGATCCCCAGATCTGCGAGATCACCGATGCCGTGCACGCTGTCGGGGCGCTCGCCTACTGCGATGGAGCGAATCTCAACGCCATCATGGGCAAGGTGCGCCCGGGGGACATGGGTTTTGACGGACTGCACATCAACCTGCACAAGACATTCTCGACCCCGCATGGCGGAGGCGGCCCCGGTGCCGGACCCGTATGTGTCACGGAGGAACTCGCGCAGTATCTGCCCGGACCGTTGGTCGCGCTCGAAGACGGACAGTACGTGCTTGTACACCCGGAGCACTCGATAGGGCGGGTCCGGTCGTTCCTTGGCAATGTCGGCGTTCTCGTCAGGGCGTACACGTACATCCGCGCCCTCGGAGGCGTGGGCCTTCGCGAGGCGAGCGAGCAGGCGGTCTTGTCGGCGAACTACCTCAAGGAGCGACTCAAGAACGTGTTCGAGCTGCCCTACGACCGTACCTGCATGCACGAGTTCGTGCTCTCGGGTGCGCGGCAGAAGCGCGAGCACGGGGTGCGCACGCTCGACATCGCGAAACGCCTTCTGGACTATGGCTTCCACCCGCCGACCGTCTACTTCCCGCTGCTGGTCGAAGAGGCACTGATGATCGAACCGACCGAGACCGAGTCACTCGAGTCCCTCGACGCCTTCGTCGACGCGATGCGTGCAATAGCCAAGGAAGCGGCGTCCGATCCGGAGATCGTCAAGAACGCTCCCTATACCGCCCCCGTAAGACGCCTCGATGAAGCCCGTGCGGTTCGCCAGCCCGACCTGCGCTGGAATCCGGAGTAG
- a CDS encoding potassium channel protein, producing MAFGALVAVLVLGTVGYVVIEGWVWFDALYMTVITVGTVGFREVQTLSRAGEAFTMALILAGFGALLFAFGTFVDFVVEGHLRGFLEGRRMESRIKNLTGHHIVAGLGRVGSVVARALADEGAPFVVIEHADDNAAWAVEMGWSVVNADATEESTLLAAGIERAASLVTALDTDADNLFVTFSARSLSPDVFIVARSSHESSEEKLRRAGANRVMTPNVVGGRRMASMVLHPAVSDYLDLVTHGDSVEYRLQDIEIRAGSAFDGKSIREAQVRDSTGAYVLAVQAPGGSANTNPSPDTVMRAGDRLVVLGTGAQIQAVMQSV from the coding sequence ATGGCATTCGGTGCTCTTGTTGCCGTTCTGGTCCTCGGCACGGTCGGCTATGTTGTCATCGAAGGCTGGGTGTGGTTCGACGCGCTGTATATGACGGTGATCACGGTGGGGACGGTCGGGTTCCGCGAAGTCCAGACTCTCAGCCGTGCAGGCGAAGCCTTCACGATGGCACTCATTCTCGCCGGGTTCGGTGCGCTGCTGTTCGCATTTGGCACGTTCGTGGATTTCGTTGTCGAAGGACATCTCAGGGGTTTTTTGGAGGGTCGACGCATGGAAAGTCGCATCAAGAACCTCACGGGCCATCACATTGTGGCCGGTCTCGGTCGCGTTGGGTCAGTCGTGGCGCGCGCGCTGGCAGACGAGGGCGCGCCCTTCGTCGTCATCGAACACGCGGACGACAACGCAGCTTGGGCCGTGGAGATGGGGTGGTCTGTCGTCAACGCGGATGCGACCGAGGAGTCGACGCTGCTTGCCGCAGGCATCGAGCGTGCCGCGTCTCTGGTGACGGCGCTGGACACCGACGCCGACAACCTCTTCGTGACCTTTTCCGCGCGCTCTCTGAGCCCTGATGTGTTCATCGTGGCGCGGTCATCGCATGAATCCTCGGAGGAGAAGCTGCGCAGGGCGGGGGCGAACCGGGTCATGACGCCGAACGTCGTGGGTGGACGTCGTATGGCTTCGATGGTTCTTCATCCGGCCGTGTCCGACTACCTGGACCTGGTCACACACGGCGACAGCGTCGAGTACAGGCTCCAGGACATCGAGATACGAGCCGGTTCTGCGTTCGATGGAAAGAGCATCCGTGAGGCGCAGGTGCGAGACTCCACCGGCGCGTACGTGCTCGCAGTGCAGGCCCCTGGAGGTTCCGCGAACACCAACCCGTCGCCGGACACCGTGATGCGAGCGGGCGACCGCCTGGTCGTCCTTGGCACCGGTGCCCAGATTCAGGCTGTGATGCAGTCTGTGTGA
- the hpt gene encoding hypoxanthine phosphoribosyltransferase, with protein MSPRYVPECIDRVLLSEETIARRVQELGAAIAEDYAGRDLRLVTVLKGGLFFLADLCRAVTMPLEVDFMAVSTYADGMPGAVRITKDLDDAIEGAAVLVVEDIIDTGMTLNYVLHNLRSRQPESLEVCTLLDKDVRRIVDIPVAYCGFSIPDRFVVGYGLDNHGLLRNLPYVASLRDEAVVPGC; from the coding sequence ATGTCCCCGCGATATGTGCCCGAGTGCATCGATAGGGTCCTGCTTTCCGAGGAGACGATCGCCCGGCGCGTCCAGGAGCTGGGCGCCGCAATTGCCGAGGACTACGCCGGACGCGATCTCAGGCTGGTGACAGTCCTCAAAGGAGGGCTGTTCTTTCTGGCCGATCTTTGCCGGGCCGTCACGATGCCTCTCGAGGTGGACTTCATGGCGGTTTCTACCTACGCGGACGGGATGCCGGGCGCAGTCCGGATCACCAAGGACCTCGACGACGCCATAGAAGGTGCGGCCGTTCTCGTGGTGGAGGACATCATCGACACCGGCATGACGTTGAACTATGTCTTGCACAACCTGCGCAGCCGGCAGCCGGAAAGCCTCGAGGTGTGCACGCTTCTGGACAAGGATGTGAGACGAATCGTCGATATCCCGGTGGCGTACTGCGGATTCTCGATTCCTGACCGGTTCGTCGTGGGCTACGGACTCGACAACCATGGCCTGCTGAGGAACCTGCCGTACGTGGCAAGCTTGCGCGATGAGGCGGTGGTTCCCGGGTGTTGA
- the gcvPA gene encoding aminomethyl-transferring glycine dehydrogenase subunit GcvPA: MRFVPVTDAQRETMLRAVGVSSVDELFSDIPECVRLGRELDIPGGLSEMDLAGHLDGLARANAHTGELVSFLGAGCYDHYIPSIVDHVLRKPEFFTAYTPYQPEVSQGTLQAIYEFQSMVCSLTGMDVANASMYDGATAFVEAAYLAVHQTKRSRVVVSASVHPEWRETLRTYARAGLLEVVEAPTLDGVTDVAALRGLAADAAAVMIADPNFYGCLEDVRAIREVAAEVGALLVVAVSPILLGVLEPPSAYGADVVVAEGQPLGNAMSYGGPGLGMFSCRDEYLRRMPGRIVGRTVDADGATAFVLTMQTREQHIRREKATSNICSNHALNALAASVYLSCMGAGGLRDVGEACIAKAHRLHDALIATGRFEDVFAAPFAHEFALRYFGDVVSMRSAMFERGFVAGLDLGRFEDVVSDCVLFAVTERRTESEIDAFTQAVSSL; encoded by the coding sequence ATGCGATTCGTACCTGTTACGGACGCTCAACGGGAGACCATGCTTCGCGCTGTCGGCGTGTCGAGCGTCGACGAGCTGTTCTCGGACATCCCCGAATGCGTCAGGCTCGGTCGCGAGCTTGATATTCCGGGTGGGCTGTCCGAGATGGATCTCGCAGGACACCTCGATGGACTCGCCCGTGCCAACGCGCATACGGGTGAGCTGGTGTCGTTTCTGGGTGCGGGTTGCTACGACCACTACATCCCGTCAATCGTCGATCATGTGTTGCGAAAGCCCGAGTTCTTTACGGCGTACACGCCCTACCAGCCCGAAGTCAGCCAGGGTACCCTGCAGGCGATCTACGAGTTCCAGTCGATGGTGTGTTCGCTTACGGGCATGGACGTGGCCAACGCCTCCATGTACGACGGGGCCACCGCTTTCGTCGAGGCTGCCTACCTGGCCGTCCATCAGACGAAGCGAAGCCGGGTTGTCGTCTCGGCATCGGTCCACCCGGAGTGGCGCGAGACACTGCGCACGTATGCGCGCGCCGGGCTCCTTGAGGTTGTCGAGGCGCCGACACTGGATGGCGTGACGGACGTCGCTGCACTGCGCGGGCTTGCGGCCGATGCCGCTGCCGTGATGATTGCAGATCCCAACTTCTACGGATGTCTTGAAGACGTCCGGGCGATTCGGGAGGTGGCTGCTGAGGTCGGAGCTCTTCTCGTCGTGGCGGTGAGCCCGATTCTCCTTGGCGTGCTAGAACCACCTTCCGCATACGGCGCGGACGTCGTTGTCGCGGAGGGCCAGCCCCTGGGGAATGCCATGTCGTACGGCGGTCCCGGGCTGGGGATGTTCTCCTGCCGCGACGAGTACCTTCGCCGGATGCCGGGCCGCATCGTCGGGCGCACTGTGGATGCGGACGGTGCGACTGCGTTCGTGCTCACGATGCAGACCCGTGAGCAGCACATTCGCCGGGAGAAGGCCACCAGCAACATCTGTTCGAACCACGCTCTCAACGCCCTTGCAGCAAGCGTGTACCTGTCGTGTATGGGCGCCGGCGGCCTGCGCGACGTGGGCGAAGCGTGCATTGCCAAGGCACATCGGCTGCACGACGCCCTTATCGCCACAGGGCGGTTCGAGGACGTGTTCGCGGCTCCCTTTGCGCACGAGTTCGCTCTCAGGTACTTTGGGGATGTCGTGTCGATGCGATCGGCGATGTTTGAGAGGGGATTCGTCGCGGGTCTGGACCTCGGGCGTTTCGAGGACGTAGTGAGCGACTGCGTTCTGTTCGCGGTCACCGAACGCCGGACGGAGTCGGAGATCGACGCGTTCACTCAGGCGGTGAGCAGCCTGTGA
- a CDS encoding lipoate--protein ligase family protein codes for MRGVWRLVIDDARDGIENMALDRAMQLAREAGESPATVRLYRWARPTLSLGRFQDVGSIDLDVCRDLGVEVVRRHTGGRGVLHDDEMTYSIVASTDDGIPRATTSSYRVLSSGLVRAYSSLGVDAELVGRPRGIRGSSACYLHSSPADLSVGRAKLSGSAQVWAGDTCLQHGSITRSRDISRETAVFGLDDAEQRSLAMTAFTLEDVLGTLPSFEQIAQALVKGFGDSLGVRLDSGSFSEWEHMTAARLAGESVV; via the coding sequence ATGCGAGGCGTGTGGCGACTTGTCATCGACGACGCGCGCGACGGCATCGAGAACATGGCGCTCGATCGTGCGATGCAGCTCGCCCGGGAGGCTGGCGAGTCTCCAGCAACGGTGCGGCTGTACCGGTGGGCCCGTCCAACCTTGTCGCTCGGGCGCTTTCAAGACGTGGGCTCCATCGACCTGGACGTCTGCCGCGACCTGGGCGTCGAAGTGGTGCGGCGGCACACAGGCGGACGCGGTGTCCTGCACGACGATGAGATGACATACTCCATTGTCGCCAGCACTGACGACGGCATTCCAAGGGCGACCACTTCGAGCTACCGCGTGCTCAGCTCGGGTCTGGTTCGTGCGTACTCGTCGTTGGGGGTCGATGCCGAACTTGTCGGCCGCCCACGAGGGATTCGCGGTTCTTCGGCGTGCTACCTGCATTCGAGTCCGGCCGATTTGTCAGTCGGACGGGCGAAACTGTCAGGCAGCGCGCAGGTGTGGGCGGGTGACACGTGCCTCCAGCATGGCTCGATCACGCGGTCTCGCGATATCTCGCGGGAGACGGCGGTGTTTGGGCTAGACGACGCAGAGCAGCGGTCCTTGGCCATGACGGCATTCACGCTCGAGGACGTTCTCGGTACATTGCCGTCATTCGAGCAGATCGCACAGGCCCTTGTGAAGGGCTTCGGTGACTCGCTGGGAGTGCGCCTTGATAGCGGCAGTTTCAGCGAATGGGAGCACATGACGGCCGCACGGCTCGCAGGTGAGAGCGTGGTGTAG
- a CDS encoding septal ring lytic transglycosylase RlpA family protein yields the protein MRRAICTALFAAIMALAAASPCMAAPSETTATPTLDTATQRALELELQIEENRAESISIEERISVTNIRIFQQQEALAGARERLDAARTQYQSRLVRMYKSNALNPLSILLTAETVSDFYARALMLARIAERDHQSLADALLAAAEAEYQAAVLDDLKAQDLALRQIQNVRHRSLEDALLEQNQLVARLSVEAKKTLEAARAANRSTRQQWRDSSIPLDSSIPLKTAVVQPYTDRSYLVPEYQPSDYRSQGKVMSAVCSWYGNEFNGRPTASGQIFNQDDFTCASKTLPFGTRLALTRGDRRIIVVVTDRGPFIAGRDLDLSRGAARALGFSGVATVEAEFVEAAP from the coding sequence GTGAGACGCGCCATATGCACAGCACTCTTCGCGGCAATCATGGCGCTGGCAGCGGCCAGCCCTTGCATGGCCGCTCCTTCGGAGACTACAGCGACGCCCACGCTCGACACCGCCACGCAACGCGCCCTCGAGCTCGAGCTTCAGATCGAGGAGAACCGGGCCGAGTCGATCTCCATCGAGGAACGCATCTCGGTCACCAACATCCGGATCTTCCAGCAGCAGGAGGCCCTGGCAGGGGCTCGCGAACGTCTCGACGCTGCACGGACCCAGTACCAGAGCCGTTTGGTGAGAATGTACAAGTCCAACGCACTGAACCCCTTGTCGATCCTGCTCACCGCCGAGACGGTGTCCGATTTCTACGCACGGGCACTCATGCTGGCGCGCATCGCAGAGCGTGACCACCAGTCCCTGGCGGACGCCTTGCTCGCCGCCGCGGAGGCCGAGTATCAGGCTGCTGTGCTCGATGACCTCAAAGCCCAGGACCTCGCTCTTCGGCAGATACAGAACGTCAGGCATCGCAGCCTCGAAGATGCCCTCCTCGAGCAGAACCAACTCGTGGCCAGACTCTCGGTCGAGGCGAAGAAGACGCTCGAAGCGGCACGTGCGGCAAACCGATCGACCCGCCAGCAGTGGCGCGATTCCTCCATACCCCTGGACAGCTCGATCCCTCTCAAGACAGCGGTCGTGCAGCCCTACACTGACCGTTCGTATCTTGTACCGGAGTATCAGCCATCCGACTACCGCTCACAGGGGAAGGTGATGAGCGCGGTGTGTTCGTGGTACGGCAATGAGTTCAACGGACGGCCGACGGCCTCCGGCCAGATATTCAACCAGGACGACTTCACCTGCGCGTCGAAAACGCTGCCATTCGGCACACGCCTGGCACTGACTCGCGGCGATCGGCGCATCATCGTGGTCGTCACCGATCGGGGTCCGTTCATCGCGGGACGCGATCTCGACCTCTCACGCGGAGCTGCCCGGGCTCTCGGCTTCTCGGGGGTAGCTACCGTCGAAGCCGAATTCGTCGAAGCGGCGCCGTAG
- a CDS encoding MerR family transcriptional regulator — protein MASRDYMTIGEVVERLSPAYPDLSISKVRFLEEEGLVSPERTAGGYRKFTQADVARVELILRLQKDHFLPLAVIRDKLADFDKGKLPSEFRPQGGAVAEPVALPFEDAETLRLEDAQSSLGLPSSFIEELADFGLVEILRGENGAEISRTDVHVAHACWDLRRFGVEPRHLRMYETFAEREAVLFSQILMPTFRHRTPETRQKLVETLGELQGLTGDLKSHLLRRALGRKFDDLS, from the coding sequence ATGGCCAGTCGCGACTACATGACGATCGGCGAGGTCGTCGAGCGCCTTTCGCCCGCGTATCCCGACCTGTCGATCTCCAAAGTGCGATTCCTTGAAGAAGAGGGGCTTGTGTCCCCGGAACGTACCGCAGGTGGATACAGGAAGTTCACGCAGGCTGACGTCGCGCGCGTCGAACTCATACTGCGACTACAGAAGGACCATTTCCTGCCTCTTGCCGTCATCCGTGACAAGCTTGCGGACTTCGACAAAGGCAAGCTGCCGTCCGAATTCCGCCCGCAGGGCGGGGCGGTGGCCGAGCCGGTCGCGCTTCCGTTCGAGGATGCCGAGACGCTGAGGCTCGAGGACGCACAGTCCTCCTTGGGACTACCGTCTTCGTTCATCGAGGAGCTCGCGGACTTCGGGCTTGTGGAGATCTTGCGTGGCGAGAACGGTGCAGAGATCTCGCGGACAGACGTACATGTGGCTCACGCATGCTGGGATCTTCGCCGATTCGGTGTCGAGCCTCGGCATCTGCGCATGTACGAGACGTTTGCAGAGCGGGAAGCGGTGCTGTTCTCTCAGATACTCATGCCCACGTTTCGGCACAGGACGCCGGAAACCCGCCAGAAGCTCGTCGAGACGCTCGGTGAGCTGCAAGGTCTCACCGGCGATCTCAAGAGCCACCTACTGCGTCGTGCGCTTGGACGCAAGTTCGACGACTTGTCGTAG
- the gcvH gene encoding glycine cleavage system protein GcvH, whose protein sequence is MYPSELKYDKEHEWVRVDGDVATLGISHFAQDQLGEVVYVDLPSEGDAAIAGETFGEIESVKSVSELYSPLSGEIVEVNVALDDAPEIVNEDPYGEGWMIKVKMADPSQVDDMLSAEEYEAFVSEEA, encoded by the coding sequence ATGTATCCGAGCGAGCTGAAGTACGACAAAGAGCATGAATGGGTGCGGGTGGACGGCGACGTAGCCACTCTTGGCATCTCTCACTTTGCGCAGGACCAGCTCGGCGAGGTCGTGTACGTGGATCTGCCCTCCGAGGGCGACGCTGCGATCGCCGGCGAGACATTCGGCGAGATCGAGTCGGTCAAGTCGGTATCCGAGCTGTACTCTCCTCTTTCCGGCGAGATCGTCGAAGTGAACGTGGCGCTCGACGACGCGCCCGAGATCGTGAACGAAGATCCCTACGGCGAGGGCTGGATGATCAAGGTCAAGATGGCCGACCCAAGCCAGGTCGACGACATGCTGTCCGCCGAGGAATACGAGGCCTTCGTCTCCGAGGAAGCGTAA